Sequence from the Penicillium oxalicum strain HP7-1 chromosome IV, whole genome shotgun sequence genome:
CCCTCGTGTTGGGTTCCCCGCATTTGGTCGACCTCGAGAGTTCACTAAAAACAACCCAAAAGACCAAAGCAGCAGGCATCGTGGCAGCTGGAGCGTATATTTAAGGGGCAATTATCAGCTGTATTCTCACACTGGGCTTTCTGGATGATCAGACTGATATATCGGTTCATCCCCTCCATCCCTTCAATGTCAGTTTCAATAAAAACGTCTGAGAATCGTCTCAACATGATGGGTTCTATGAAGTCTACATGACATCAAACAAGACAATCCTTGCTTTCAATATTTAATACTTTCGTTACTAAGAGACCCGGTAATACTCCGGGGCATACTCAAGGAGATAGCTCTTTTCAACCTTGGTGATGTCACGAATGTAGGTCTTGTCTCCCGTTTGCATGATTTCATGAAAGATGACCCAGTCCGCTTTCCGATTCTATTGAGAGCGACGTTAGTCAACAAATACAGTGCCCACCCGGGTCCAACATCAGTCAAGGTGTACTTACAAACATTAAAGAGCTGGGGTGAGCGTGAAGTGTCAGTCCACCGCTGACAGTTTTAAAGGTCCCATCAGGCTGCATCTTCGCCGCATGAGCAAAGTAGCCGGTAGTCAGGCATCGCTGAATCTGCTCCGGTGACGTTGATGTTACAGCAGTACCGCCGTGCCTTGATGAGAGGCTCTCATCAACCTGGATGCCGAATCGTTCGAGGTATCGTTTGAGCTGACCTCGGATGCTGACAGCGCGTGTGAGGGCCCGGTAATTCAAGAGGTGGTCGCGACACCATTTGGAGtctttcttgcccttggtgACGAAAGCTTGGTACACATTCAGATAAGTAAGGTGATCGCCTTCTTCCACGGCGAATTTGCGCCTGTGACTCTCGGCGCCTTTCTTGTCCCCGTCGTGCTGCACCCATACGGTTCCCTGAAGGCTGACCATGGCCGCAATAGAGAGCATTTCACTCAGACACTTGAACGAGGGTGCAGCGAGAAGAACCTTTGCCATCATCGGATCCACGGCAAGCTCGGCCATCCGTGTCCCCAGGGGTTTGGTGAGTTTGGCATAGTCATCCACGGCTCCGAGAGAATACAAGAGTTCAAGAGCACGAATGACAAGTTCCGCCGGGGGAGATGTCAAAAACTCAAAGCGGGCGATGTTGTCAATCCCAAGCGCTTTGAGCTGCATTACGATCGGAGCAAGATTGGACCGCTGAATCTCCGGGATCGTAGCATCGGGAAGTTGCTCATATGTCTGTTGGGTGTAGAGGCGGAAGCACTTTCCAGGTTTTGTCCGGCCTGCACGTCCGGAGCGTTGGGTGGCCGAGGCCTTGGAGATGGGCACCGCTGTCAGAGTCTCGATACCTGTGGCGGGGTTGTACGCCCGCAGCTTAGCATACCCGCAATCGATCACATAGACGATACCGTCAATGGTGACTGAGGCTTCGGCAATGTTGGTCGACACAATGACTTTCCGTGTGTTCTCTGGCGCCGGTTCGAATACATACATCTGCTGGTCCGTAGTGAGACCGGCATAAAGTGGAAGGGTCAACAAGGACGGTGCTTTGGGGTTTAAATATGCCGCACGCTCAGATATCAGTTGAATTGCACGGTCAATCTCTTCACGGCCAGTGAGAAAGAGAAGTATGTCGCCTTCTGCTTCCTGGGTGTGAATATCGAAGACCGTTTTTGCTGCCCGTTCAACATAGTCCTCGGCAGGAGATTCCAGGAAAAGCGTGTCGACAGGATACATGCGGCCTTCCAGACTGATGATTCTTCCCATTTTACCACCTAGATCGGCTGGCTTTGCATCAGGGTTGTACTCGTCTCCAGCGAAGAAACGAAGGAAGTCCTCTGCCTGCAATGTTGCACTGCTGATAATGATACGCAGCTCGGGGCGTTTCTTCATGATCTTTTTCAGAATGCCCAGCAAGATGTCGGTGCTCAGAGATCGTTCATGGGCTTCGTCGACCATGATCACAGAATATCGAGAAAGCAGAGGATCAACCAGTGCCTCTCTCAAAAGCATCCCGTCAGTCAGAAATTTGATTCTGGTGGCGGCAGAAGTCACATCTTCAAAACGGATAGAGTATCCTACATCCTCGCCAATCTTGCAGCGCATTTCCTCTGCCACTCGAGTTGCGACCGTGGTTGCAGCCACTCGCCGAGGCTTTCAATGTGTTAATCAGTGACCTCTTAAAAAACAGATCTCTAGCTGACAGACTTACCTGGGTGACAGCAATAGCTTTGCCATTCGCACACCAGCCACCCTGATCAAGGTACTGGGGAAGCTGCGTTGTTTTTCCGCTCCCCGTTTGACCAACCACAATAGTAACCTGATACGTCTCTACTAGGTAAAGCAAGCTCTGCTTATGTCTAGCGATCGGTA
This genomic interval carries:
- a CDS encoding putative ATP-dependent RNA helicase DHX35, translated to MASDLELSSGFIPALYKPAALLPIARHKQSLLYLVETYQVTIVVGQTGSGKTTQLPQYLDQGGWCANGKAIAVTQPRRVAATTVATRVAEEMRCKIGEDVGYSIRFEDVTSAATRIKFLTDGMLLREALVDPLLSRYSVIMVDEAHERSLSTDILLGILKKIMKKRPELRIIISSATLQAEDFLRFFAGDEYNPDAKPADLGGKMGRIISLEGRMYPVDTLFLESPAEDYVERAAKTVFDIHTQEAEGDILLFLTGREEIDRAIQLISERAAYLNPKAPSLLTLPLYAGLTTDQQMYVFEPAPENTRKVIVSTNIAEASVTIDGIVYVIDCGYAKLRAYNPATGIETLTAVPISKASATQRSGRAGRTKPGKCFRLYTQQTYEQLPDATIPEIQRSNLAPIVMQLKALGIDNIARFEFLTSPPAELVIRALELLYSLGAVDDYAKLTKPLGTRMAELAVDPMMAKVLLAAPSFKCLSEMLSIAAMVSLQGTVWVQHDGDKKGAESHRRKFAVEEGDHLTYLNVYQAFVTKGKKDSKWCRDHLLNYRALTRAVSIRGQLKRYLERFGIQVDESLSSRHGGTAVTSTSPEQIQRCLTTGYFAHAAKMQPDGTFKTVSGGLTLHAHPSSLMFNRKADWVIFHEIMQTGDKTYIRDITKVEKSYLLEYAPEYYRVS